The following proteins are co-located in the Bordetella bronchialis genome:
- a CDS encoding ABC transporter substrate-binding protein gives MRRTVLKSLAAVMAGALFSLPVHAAPAVDVEFYYPVAVGGPITKIIDTMVADFHKENPDINIKPVYAGTYQDSIAKVLTAMKGGQPPQLAVLLSTDMYTLIDEDAIVPIDGLAGDAAGKQWLGGFYDAFMQNSRTGGHVWGVPFQRSTIVMYYNKDLFKAAGLDPERPPATWQELVDAATRLTRKDTSGNVTQWGLEIPSGGAFAYWLFQALTTPNGAILMNEAGNQVMLDKPAVVEAAQFWRDLAAKHGVMPTGTIDWGTTPKDFLEKKAAIVWTTTGNLTNIRANASFPFGVAMMPKKVRGGSPTGGGNFYIFKSGTPAQQQAALKFAQWATSPERAADWSIATGYVAVTPAAWETPKMKQYAQEVPAATVARDQLAVSVAEFSTHENQRVTKVLNDALQAILTGAKPAQQALTDAQREADRILRPYR, from the coding sequence ATGCGACGCACCGTATTGAAGAGCCTTGCCGCCGTCATGGCCGGCGCGCTGTTTTCCCTGCCCGTTCACGCCGCACCGGCCGTGGACGTGGAGTTCTATTACCCCGTGGCGGTGGGCGGCCCCATCACCAAGATCATCGACACGATGGTGGCGGACTTCCACAAGGAAAACCCCGACATCAACATCAAGCCCGTCTATGCCGGTACCTACCAGGACTCCATCGCCAAGGTCTTGACGGCCATGAAGGGCGGCCAGCCGCCGCAACTGGCCGTGCTGCTGTCCACCGACATGTACACGCTGATCGACGAGGACGCCATCGTGCCCATCGACGGTCTGGCCGGCGATGCGGCCGGCAAGCAGTGGCTGGGCGGTTTCTATGACGCCTTCATGCAGAACAGCCGCACGGGCGGCCACGTATGGGGCGTGCCCTTCCAGCGCTCCACCATCGTCATGTACTACAACAAGGATCTGTTCAAGGCCGCGGGCCTGGATCCCGAGCGCCCGCCCGCCACGTGGCAGGAACTGGTCGACGCCGCCACCAGGCTGACCCGGAAAGACACCTCCGGCAACGTGACGCAGTGGGGCCTGGAAATCCCCTCCGGCGGCGCTTTCGCATATTGGCTGTTCCAGGCGCTGACCACGCCCAATGGCGCCATCCTGATGAACGAGGCCGGCAACCAGGTCATGCTGGACAAGCCCGCGGTCGTCGAGGCCGCGCAGTTCTGGCGCGACCTTGCGGCCAAGCACGGCGTGATGCCCACCGGCACCATAGACTGGGGCACCACGCCCAAGGATTTCCTGGAGAAGAAGGCCGCCATCGTCTGGACCACCACCGGCAATCTGACCAACATCCGCGCCAACGCCTCCTTCCCCTTCGGCGTGGCGATGATGCCCAAGAAGGTACGCGGCGGCAGCCCCACCGGCGGCGGCAACTTCTATATCTTCAAGAGCGGCACGCCGGCGCAGCAGCAGGCCGCGCTGAAATTCGCGCAATGGGCCACCTCGCCCGAGCGTGCCGCCGACTGGAGCATCGCCACCGGCTATGTGGCCGTCACCCCCGCCGCGTGGGAGACGCCCAAGATGAAGCAGTACGCGCAGGAGGTGCCGGCCGCCACGGTGGCGCGCGACCAGCTGGCGGTCAGCGTGGCGGAGTTCTCCACGCACGAGAACCAGCGCGTCACCAAGGTGCTGAACGATGCGCTGCAGGCCATCCTGACCGGCGCGAAGCCCGCGCAGCAGGCCTTGACGGATGCGCAGCGCGAGGCGGACCGTATCCTGC